A region from the Sphaerodactylus townsendi isolate TG3544 linkage group LG01, MPM_Stown_v2.3, whole genome shotgun sequence genome encodes:
- the LOC125438546 gene encoding solute carrier family 22 member 6-B-like, protein MTFAKLLDQVGGMGRFQVINVILLVFPMILLACHNLLQNFTAAVPDHRCRVPANDTCNENETESLECKYFLRAFIPMDGNRTLQKCHRFITSQWPLLNSSTVESQDRDTNTEACPDGWIYDMTVFTSTIVTEWDLVCDFRTLKQMAQSVYMAGVLVGAIVFGGLSDKFGRKAMLIWSCLQMAISGSCAAFAPSFTAYCIFRFLSGMAVSGVGLNCVSLSVEWTPMQSRATVSMVTGYSYSIGQFILAGMAFTIRDWRWLQLAVSFPYLAFFLYGWWLTESARWYATSGKLELALRELQKVARLNGQKEQGEKLSLEVLTANLQKEVPSSQSRFTATDLVRTPVLRRLTCCLCFVWFSTSFAYYGLAMDLQNFGVSIYLIQVIFGAVDIPAKLIAFFVICYFGRRITQALSLILAGFSIVANIFVSQDMQILRTVFAVLGKGCLAASFNCVFLYTGELYPTVIRQTGMGLGNTLARIGGIVAPLVRMTSEYSPSLPLVIYGAAPIISGIVACFLPETLNVPLPDTIEDVESQNLKQQKAVENYKDKVFSMQDGGFLDMRMFGDSRPIGSSEKRNVFDVASGS, encoded by the exons ATGACTTTTGCTAAACTTTTGGACCAAGTTGGTGGCATGGGTCGTTTCCAAGTCATCAATGTGATTTTGCTGGTCTTCCCAATGATACTCCTGGCATGCCACAACCTCCTACAGAACTTTACAGCCGCCGTTCCTGACCACCGCTGCAGGGTCCCCGCTAATGACACGTGCAACGAAAACGAGACAGAAAGCTTGGAATGCAAGTACTTTCTGAGGGCCTTTATCCCAATGGATGGGAACCGGACTTTGCAGAAATGCCATCGGTTCATCACTAGCCAGTGGCCACTCCTAAACTCCAGCACTGTGGAATCTCAGGACAGGGATACAAATACAGAAGCTTGTCCAGACGGATGGATCTATGATATGACCGTCTTTACATCTACCATTGTAACAGAG TGGGATTTAGTGTGCGATTTCCGAACCTTGAAGCAGATGGCTCAGTCAGTCTACATGGCTGGTGTTCTTGTGGGCGCAATCGTGTTTGGTGGCCTCTCTGACAA GTTTGGCCGGAAAGCCATGCTGATCTGGTCTTGCCTTCAAATGGCCATTTCAGGCTCTTGCGCCGCCTTCGCCCCCAGCTTCACAGCATACTGTATCTTTCGTTTCTTGTCAGGAATGGCTGTTTCAGGTGTTGGACTGAACTGCGTGTCACTTT CGGTAGAGTGGACGCCCATGCAATCCCGGGCCACCGTCAGTATGGTGACAGGCTACAGCTACAGCATTGGGCAGTTCATCCTAGCCGGTATGGCCTTTACCATCCGTGACTGGCGTTGGCTCCAGCTGGCTGTGTCCTTTCCATACTTGGCCTTCTTCCTTTATGGCTG GTGGCTCACAGAGTCAGCCCGGTGGTATGCTACTTCTGGCAAACTGGAACTGGCACTAAGAGAACTCCAAAAAGTTGCTCGGCTAAATGGACAGAAGGAGCAAGGAGAGAAGCTCAGCTTAGAG GTCCTAACAGCCAACCTCCAGAAGGAAGTACCCTCTTCCCAGTCAAGGTTTACTGCGACTGACCTTGTGCGTACACCGGTCTTGCGCCGGCTAACCTGCTGCCTTTGTTTTGTATG GTTCTCCACCAGCTTTGCTTACTATGGGTTGGCCATGGACCTGCAGAACTTTGGGGTCAGTATATACCTCATCCAGGTCATCTTTGGGGCTGTCGACATCCCAGCAAAGCTCATTGCCTTCTTTGTGATTTGCTACTTTGGCCGCCGCATCACCCAGGCGCTGAGTCTCATTCTGGCAGGGTTTTCTATTGTTGCCAACATCTTTGTGTCACAAG ATATGCAGATCCTTCGAACGGTCTttgctgttttggggaaaggcTGCCTGGCAGCTTCTTTCAACTGCGTCTTCCTATACACTGGAGAACTTTACCCCACAGTGATCAG GCAGACTGGGATGGGCCTTGGCAATACCCTGGCACGTATTGGTGGGATTGTGGCCCCCCTGGTGAGGATGACCAGCGAAtattcaccttcccttccccttgtcATCTATGGGGCAGCCCCCATAATCTCTGGCATCGTCGCCTGCTTCCTTCCTGAGACTCTGAATGTGCCACTACCAGATACCATTGAAGATGTGGAGAGTCA GAACTTGAAGCAACAGAAGGCAGTTGAAAACTACAAGGACAAAGTCTTCTCCATGCAAGATGGCGGTTTCCTGGATATGAGAATGTTTGGAGATTCCAGGCCAATCGGAAGCTCggaaaaaagaaatgtctttgaTGTGGCTAGCGGTAGCTGA